The window TTTAGATGTTAACCTGTGTTATTGTTGTATCGTAATCGATAATTAAGTTTTCCATTTCTAAAAGCAATATCTTTTCAATATTGTCTGCCGTTACATCTTTAATGAAAGCGCTAGATCTCAATTTGTTTTTCAATAACCAAGTAGAGTAGTCTCTATCCAAATTATTGGCATTACAGGCCATAAAATCAGGTTTGAAATCATATGGGAAAACATTGTACAGCAATACGTCGTTTCCATAAAAATCAGACGCACATGAAATGAGTTCGGGGTATTTGTTCTCCAGATATGCTGCTGTAAACAAATCGGGAAAGCTAATTATTACACTATTCGTTAATTCCTTTTCTATTATGATTTTTGCTATGCTATCGGCATCTTCAAAAGAGGTAATTTGCATATCTAGAAAGATAATAAATCGAGAGCCGTGATGATCAAGCATATCTTTAAGTAGTAATCCTCTATGGTTTGTTTTTGAGTTATTTACAATAAATGTATTTATTAAAAAATCAGAGGAGCTTATTTGATTTATATTCGTATCTAATCCAAATAATCGGTTGCAATTTTCGTCGTTAAATAAGACATATTCTCCATCGTTTGTTTTGCGAACATCTACCTCAATACCATTAAAGCCATAGATTTTTGCGGTCTCGATTGCAAGAAGACTGTTTTCAGGTAAATACTTAGCAATACCTTGTTTGGCAAAGTAAATTGGCTTCTTTGCTCTTAAACTGGTTTGTTTGGGGTCATTCCCTCCGTAAATGAATACGAATACCAAGTAGGTGAAAATGGGTATTCCAACTACAAATAATTTGTTCTTTAAATTACCCATCGATCAGTCTATTTTGTTATTTCTAATTTTCTACTTACAGAACCTGTTTCGGTCATTATATTACAAGGTATGTACCATTTAATAAAATACGAACATCAATGGTAGAAGAGCTTTTGCTCTCGATAACAGATTGACCAGTCGTGTTATAAATCCTAATGGATTCTATTGCTTGGTTGCTTTTTATTTGAAGAATATCACTGGCCGGGTTAGGATAGATAATTAAAGAGCTATCGTCTGCAGGACTATTAATAGATATGGTCGGAGAAATAGTAAAATTATCACTAGATGAATCGTAGGTATTCATTGTGCCAATTTGCTCTATAAAAATTTGAAAATCATTACCCACGGTATCAGGAACCGTCCATAGATAGTTATGTGTAGCCGTATTCGCGTCATATGTAATAGGTGCAGTTAATGCATTAAAAGTATTACCCCCATCACCAGAATAATATAAATCCCAAGTAACAGTGCTATGATACACAACCTCATACCAGTTAATCAAAACGACATCTCCGACAGTGTAAGTTTCACCACCTTCCGGCGATAATAGATCCACATGACCATAAGAGGAAATAGCAATTAGAATTGAAAAGAAATTAATGAAGATTAACTTTTTCATAGCTTTTTAAGAATTGAAATATCTTACCATTGGTTCGAAATAATACTTTTCCCATCCGCTTTCTACGGCTGTTTGATGATCTGGTAAATTGGAATGCGTTAGAGTTAAAAGAGTTTTGTTATCTGAATTTTCGAACGTAACGGTAATTTCCGAGTCTTCGTCTACTTCTTCAGAATCCGTAGAACGCCAAGATTGTACGATTTTTGAGAATGGAACAAGCTCTTTATTTATACCTTCAATATAATCATCGTGTGAAGTAAAGGTACCACCAGTGTTATTCTCAACTGTAGCAACGCTCTCAATCATTTCAGAGTGTGATTTACCATCCATCCATGCATTGTACAAGTTCTCCGTTGACGTATTAAGTGTAACAGAAACAGTAAAAGATATAGCCATGTTTTTTTTATGAAAGATACTAATACTGAGTGTTTATAGAATAATACTATTCTTTTGTTTCAAGAATAGAGTAGTACGATCCTTTAAAGGATTTTAGTTCAACTCGAGTGCCTTGATTAAGAGGGATGGTATTCTCTTCTGTGGTAGGATGGATAGTAGTTAAAACTTCGCCTACCATTATTTCTACTGGCATTTTAAAATCGCTATTAACATTACCCCATTTGAAGTGCAGTTGGTCTATTTGGTTTTGTTCGTTCTTGGTATAGTAATATTTCAAAACTGGAACTAGCCTGGTATACAAATACTGATTAAAGAACCATTTATAGTCCTTTCTCGTTTTTCGATTAACAACCTCTATAAATGCTTTTGTGGTTGTATTAGAGTATTTGTTTTCTTGATAGAACGTTTTTAATATATCAAAGAATACTGAGTCTTGGTCGATTGTATTTCTCAGTGTATGAAGCATAAGACTTCCCTTAAAGTAAACGTCGGTGTCTTTATAATTCCAGTAGTTCACATTAAATGGTCCGATTACAGGTTTCTTATTCTGAATAAATAAGCTAGCTACTTTTAGGTGTTTTAAATAAGCGGTGTAACTAACGGCATGTTCAAGAAACAATGCTTCACTGTAGGTTGCAAAGCCCTCATGAAGCCAAGCTTCGGCATAATCATTAGCCGAAACACTATTTCCCCACCATTCGTGGGCCGTTTCATGTAGAATAATGTAATCGTAATTTCCCACAACTGTATTTCTATATTTGTTGCCATATGCGATTGCAGATTGGTGTTCCATTCCCTCAAAAGGACTTTCAACCAATTTATATCCATCTCTTATCCAAGGGTATTCTCCATATCTTAATTCAAAAAACTCGATAATTTTTTCTACTTG is drawn from Flavobacteriales bacterium and contains these coding sequences:
- a CDS encoding T9SS type A sorting domain-containing protein — its product is MKKLIFINFFSILIAISSYGHVDLLSPEGGETYTVGDVVLINWYEVVYHSTVTWDLYYSGDGGNTFNALTAPITYDANTATHNYLWTVPDTVGNDFQIFIEQIGTMNTYDSSSDNFTISPTISINSPADDSSLIIYPNPASDILQIKSNQAIESIRIYNTTGQSVIESKSSSTIDVRILLNGTYLVI
- a CDS encoding SRPBCC domain-containing protein; its protein translation is MAISFTVSVTLNTSTENLYNAWMDGKSHSEMIESVATVENNTGGTFTSHDDYIEGINKELVPFSKIVQSWRSTDSEEVDEDSEITVTFENSDNKTLLTLTHSNLPDHQTAVESGWEKYYFEPMVRYFNS
- a CDS encoding M1 family metallopeptidase yields the protein MKTPTKPAKIPIFTEADSLRGEINKFRSNNDIHFYALSVEFDIENKSITGDVDIHFEALAAIDTIQLDLYKNMEINDIVFQGRSLEFERRHNAIFVAFNKTLAKDGNYVINVAYEGEPLIAKKPPWQGGFIWNKDKLGNPFIGVSCEVDGASLWWPLKDHLYDEPDSMVMHYTIPKELVCVSNGNLIKFEINDLQKTFTWKVSYPINTYNVTFYIGNYQHFRIPYQRNRDATSGNVFNLDYYVLPENLVKAEVHFKQVEKIIEFFELRYGEYPWIRDGYKLVESPFEGMEHQSAIAYGNKYRNTVVGNYDYIILHETAHEWWGNSVSANDYAEAWLHEGFATYSEALFLEHAVSYTAYLKHLKVASLFIQNKKPVIGPFNVNYWNYKDTDVYFKGSLMLHTLRNTIDQDSVFFDILKTFYQENKYSNTTTKAFIEVVNRKTRKDYKWFFNQYLYTRLVPVLKYYYTKNEQNQIDQLHFKWGNVNSDFKMPVEIMVGEVLTTIHPTTEENTIPLNQGTRVELKSFKGSYYSILETKE